The sequence below is a genomic window from Fluoribacter dumoffii NY 23.
CTCTTGGGAAGATGGATATCAAAAAGTTCATAAAACGTTTTCTCGGAACCAAATAATCTTCTCAGCTGTTCCTCACTAAGATTTGATAAATTGCCTACTCCTGGCGCAAATGTCCCATCCTCTGCATGATGAGCGATGACAGCATGGGAATTTTTCATCATCATGACATCGTTGGTGCCATCACCGTTTGCTACCACAAAATAGTGTTGCTCCTTAAGATACTGGGCGAGGATCCCTTTTCCTTCAGTACTCATCTCTGCAAAAATGATTACCGGACGATTGGCTTTATCCCTGTCCATCAGCTTTTGAAAATGCGCCAAAATTGATGGGTTAACCCCTGCGAATATTACTGTAGCTTCAGGGGGGCAACTTTCTTCGCTGAGGAGTTGCAATCCACTGAGTTCTGTATGTTCTGCGCGGATGGTGATGATTTTTTTTGCATTAAGCGGACATAATACTTTAGCGATATTTATTGCGGCTTTTGTAGTATCTCCTGTTGCGACAAATACAGGGACAGATATTTCTCGGCATTGGGAGATGAATTTCTCTGCACCTTTTTTGACGGGATTATCAATTATAAAAGTTCCGTAATACTCCAGGCGTTTAAGCAAGTGCGAGTTTTTTAAAAAAAAGTTCTCGATGCCATTTTTATCCTCTTTATCAAATAACTCTTTTAAAGCCATAAATGCAGATGGGTTGATTTGGCAATGTGCAATACACCAATCCCGAGATAAAACTTCAGTACGACTTTGCATCCGGGTATAGCCATGCAGTAACGAAGTGTCGCTAAAGGCGTCGGCTTTGGGTACGCCACAAAAGACAAGAGCATATTGGTCACCCTCCTGGACCAGGGTAAAACGCCCGCCAAAAGTCCGGTACAAACCCAGATGAAAGGTTTCCACTTCTTTTTTGCCAGCAATCACTTTTTTAAAGTGGTTGTTTCCGTAAGTGGTTACCTCCAGGCATCGAGAATCACTTAATAAGGATTTGAATAATTCCAAAATGGCGAATTCTTCAGGTTCTAATTCTTTTTTGCTGTGAGTGAATGCATAACAAAAAATTTCAAAGGCTTTCATCCATTCCATTTCTGCAGGCAGAAGGATGTTTTCTTCTTTATCTTTAATTAGCTTCTGAACCTCCGGGGACATCCCGGCAGTCCACAATCCTAATACATTCATGCGGGTAGTGGTCAGAGTGCCGGTTTTATCAGAAATAATGGCAACCCCTTTGGGAAATTTATCGTGATAATACCCCCCCAATGCGTTACATAAATCCACCAACCGCAGGGCATCGATGGTTTCAAAGGGATGATCCCCTAAATTGCTATTCAACTTTTTCATCAAGCGGCTATTCACCGTTTCCCGTAAAAATGCCTCGGAAAAAGGAATCATCGTTTGAAACAGGGTGAACATGAGCCTCAGGGTTTCTGCGGGCATTAAGGTAATGTCCCTCTGCAGAAAAGCCGCCATAATGATGGAACCTAAAATAGAATATAAAACATTTCTTTGTTTGCGTTTGGCGATGATCTCATCAATGTAAGATTTTTTCTCATAATTGCTGCTAATCAGAATTTCTTTTTCAGGTTTTATCTGAATGAAAATATTGTCATGGCCATAGAGGTTTAGTTTATCCCCTACTAAAACTCCCGCCTGTTTGCCATCTCTCACTGCATATAAGTCCACTTTTTTGTAATTGGAAGTCAAATCAGGTTTGGTATGATGTTCTATCCATACATCTTCCCCATTTTGGGCTTTGAGATTCACACTGAATTTTTTCCGCTCCAGGAGGGATGTCCATTCACCTTTTAAATTACGTTCTAGCGCAACCAGCTCTCCTGCAATGGGGACGCATTCTAAGTTGATGCTCTGATCACAAAGAACCAAATCTCCGGTACGGAGTTGGTAGCGAGGAACGCTAACGAAAGTTGGACCCTTGGGGGTAAAGCGCAAAACTTGATGTAGCTGATGGTTGTATTCATAATCGTGATTCAGTTTTTCTTGCTGAATTCGCATTTTTTTTATAGTGGAAGGGGTCAAGTCTGCAAGTAACGCAGGTAAATTGCGAAATTTTTGCACGATTCGATCAGCATAACGAATATTATGAGCAATTAGCCCCAATTGGAACGCACGGGAACTTACCATAAGCTCGCTGGCGATAAAGTGATTGATTTGAAAATACAGGTTGGATAACGGGGTCAGGCCGCTGGAAATTACCGCAGTATCCGCACGTTGTGCTCCTCGATTGTGTTGAAAACGCAACAGGGTTTCTTGAATTTTTTGGGTGAGATAAGAAATTCCACTGGGCACAACCAAGGCACTGGTTCCCAGTCCTGCAATGAGTGAATATTCATCAGCAAGCTGGCCGTCAAGAAAAAAGGTAGTCCCCTTAAAAATCGAGCTGTACATATAGATAATTGCCATTACCTCACTGGCGACAGCAACCGATAGGGCAGGTCCTGATTCCAGCTTGTTGTCCGTAATGCGGTTCAAGGCACAATATCCTAATACAGCCCCGCCAAAAATGAATTTAATTACAAAATCATATTCTGGACTTCCCATTAGGTATTCACTAAGCAGCGGGGTCAGGTAATTGCCTAAAACCAAAGCTGCCCCAGAAGAAATGGTAGGCCAAATGTATTTGTTAAACGTACTCCAATCCATAGAATCCAGGGAAAATGTCCATGCTAAAGTGTTATAAAGTTCCTTGACGCGCAGTGAAAAAAAATTGCTGATTTCTGAGGCTGTACTTTTTAAATAGTAAGTTCTATCGGCCTGCGCATCTTGTACCAATTGAAGTGGTAACGCTCTGCTGTTTTTAGGATTTATATTGTGTGATTTTGAGGGGGTGGGTATCTTTGTCTTCATATCTAAAATCCTTTTTGTATATCAATGAACTTTTTTGGATATTTGGGGCTCATCTTGATAATTAACTTATCTCTAACAAAGGTTCAAGAGTATTTTGTAAAAAATAATGATAAATCAGTGTGGAACTGCATTGTAAAACAGGTGCAAGCATAAGTTGGACTTATGCTTGCACTTGGTAATTAAGGTTGTCTGCCATAACCAGAAGTACGTTCTTCCATAGGC
It includes:
- a CDS encoding HAD family hydrolase; this translates as MKTKIPTPSKSHNINPKNSRALPLQLVQDAQADRTYYLKSTASEISNFFSLRVKELYNTLAWTFSLDSMDWSTFNKYIWPTISSGAALVLGNYLTPLLSEYLMGSPEYDFVIKFIFGGAVLGYCALNRITDNKLESGPALSVAVASEVMAIIYMYSSIFKGTTFFLDGQLADEYSLIAGLGTSALVVPSGISYLTQKIQETLLRFQHNRGAQRADTAVISSGLTPLSNLYFQINHFIASELMVSSRAFQLGLIAHNIRYADRIVQKFRNLPALLADLTPSTIKKMRIQQEKLNHDYEYNHQLHQVLRFTPKGPTFVSVPRYQLRTGDLVLCDQSINLECVPIAGELVALERNLKGEWTSLLERKKFSVNLKAQNGEDVWIEHHTKPDLTSNYKKVDLYAVRDGKQAGVLVGDKLNLYGHDNIFIQIKPEKEILISSNYEKKSYIDEIIAKRKQRNVLYSILGSIIMAAFLQRDITLMPAETLRLMFTLFQTMIPFSEAFLRETVNSRLMKKLNSNLGDHPFETIDALRLVDLCNALGGYYHDKFPKGVAIISDKTGTLTTTRMNVLGLWTAGMSPEVQKLIKDKEENILLPAEMEWMKAFEIFCYAFTHSKKELEPEEFAILELFKSLLSDSRCLEVTTYGNNHFKKVIAGKKEVETFHLGLYRTFGGRFTLVQEGDQYALVFCGVPKADAFSDTSLLHGYTRMQSRTEVLSRDWCIAHCQINPSAFMALKELFDKEDKNGIENFFLKNSHLLKRLEYYGTFIIDNPVKKGAEKFISQCREISVPVFVATGDTTKAAINIAKVLCPLNAKKIITIRAEHTELSGLQLLSEESCPPEATVIFAGVNPSILAHFQKLMDRDKANRPVIIFAEMSTEGKGILAQYLKEQHYFVVANGDGTNDVMMMKNSHAVIAHHAEDGTFAPGVGNLSNLSEEQLRRLFGSEKTFYELFDIHLPKSLFVQQLADLANSQEKPTMALALKSGKLTFDLAKAVGAQVTEMNQQHWYSVAFDLLWLWIAFYEINESTDLPMDNRNINASTLISKTMGIALIIAFFQSLANYVLFNESTNLSSMLIMLTLLPFVLRSVFSGFRMVQERLYPEPEIVEVEASPEPSSNPPNSSILSYVGAFFSRKPLQQLENIANHPKLQ